A genomic region of bacterium contains the following coding sequences:
- the dnaB gene encoding replicative DNA helicase, translated as MTVAERVPDPVAFTQAMAPPHSGEAEESVLGAVLRSQSAADEVIGRLKESDFYVPAYRMIFGAMVRLYDDNQPIDTLTVADRLTRMGDLDKVGGVGRVAVLWDKVPSAANVGYYTEVVAEHAVRRGMLEATRRIGDLAMNLDMEIETVLDQAEQTVLRVAQDRMDGGLEQMGALLELVLQKLEKAERGEQDVTGLPTGLTDLDRKLGGLQPGTLVVVAGRPGMGKSALAMNIASHVALNHGPVALFSLEMSPMEIAYRWLGSHARVNSMKLRTGLDHGESARLWPRLVAASASLYGAPLHADEGSRTVTDIRAKCRRMKRQGGLDLVVVDYMQLMQARTRENRQQEIAEISLNLKGLARELEVPVIAVSQLNRALESRGDRRPQLGDLRESGAIEQDADVVLMIYRDEYYNAQSDQKGMADIIIAKQRAGPTGVVKATFAAEYTRFDNLPHGYTSRGS; from the coding sequence GTGACGGTGGCCGAGCGGGTCCCGGACCCGGTTGCCTTCACCCAGGCCATGGCTCCGCCCCACAGTGGCGAAGCGGAGGAGTCGGTGCTGGGCGCGGTTCTCCGGTCGCAATCGGCCGCCGATGAGGTGATCGGACGCCTCAAGGAGTCGGACTTCTACGTCCCGGCCTACCGGATGATCTTCGGCGCCATGGTCCGCCTCTACGACGACAACCAACCCATCGACACGCTGACGGTGGCCGACCGGCTGACCAGGATGGGCGATCTCGACAAGGTGGGCGGCGTCGGCAGGGTCGCCGTGCTCTGGGACAAGGTGCCCAGCGCCGCCAACGTGGGCTACTACACGGAGGTGGTTGCCGAACACGCCGTCCGGCGCGGGATGCTGGAGGCGACCCGCCGGATCGGTGACCTGGCCATGAACCTGGACATGGAGATCGAAACGGTCCTGGACCAGGCCGAACAGACCGTTCTGCGGGTGGCGCAGGACCGGATGGACGGCGGCCTGGAGCAGATGGGAGCCCTGCTGGAGTTGGTGCTCCAAAAGCTGGAGAAGGCGGAGCGGGGCGAGCAGGACGTCACAGGACTCCCCACCGGCCTGACGGATCTGGATCGCAAGTTGGGGGGTCTGCAACCCGGCACGCTGGTGGTGGTGGCCGGCCGTCCCGGTATGGGCAAGAGTGCCCTGGCCATGAACATCGCCAGCCACGTGGCCCTCAACCACGGGCCGGTGGCGCTGTTCAGCCTGGAGATGTCGCCGATGGAGATCGCCTACCGCTGGCTGGGATCCCACGCCCGGGTCAACTCCATGAAGCTGCGCACCGGCCTGGATCATGGCGAGTCGGCCAGGCTCTGGCCCCGGCTGGTGGCGGCCTCGGCCAGCCTGTACGGGGCGCCGCTACACGCCGACGAGGGGTCGCGCACGGTTACCGACATCCGGGCCAAGTGCCGGCGCATGAAGCGCCAGGGCGGGCTGGATCTGGTGGTGGTGGACTACATGCAGCTGATGCAGGCCCGTACGAGGGAGAACAGGCAGCAGGAGATCGCAGAGATCAGCCTCAACCTCAAGGGGCTGGCGAGAGAGCTGGAGGTGCCGGTGATTGCGGTCTCGCAGCTCAACCGCGCCCTGGAGAGCAGGGGAGACCGGCGCCCGCAGCTCGGGGACCTCCGCGAATCGGGTGCGATCGAGCAGGACGCAGATGTGGTGCTCATGATCTACCGGGACGAGTACTACAACGCGCAGTCCGACCAGAAGGGGATGGCCGACATCATCATTGCCAAGCAGAGGGCCGGTCCCACCGGTGTCGTGAAGGCCACCTTTGCCGCTGAGTACACCCGCTTCGACAACCTGCCGCACGGCTACACCAGCCGGGGGAGCTAG
- a CDS encoding 50S ribosome-binding GTPase, whose product MPTNVSPEYKKAEADYKAARESRDRLTALREMLRTIPKHKGTEHLQAGIKTKIKELTEELAAPKKTGARAGPVYTVRPEGAGQIVLLGPPNSGKSSLHHALTGSGAAVGAYPFTTHHPQPGMAPVGDIGIQLIDLPPITAEHPLPWIGNALQPADGALLVVDVADPGCVAAVEELVGLLEERRVFLTGEWPSGAGTPPDPDDPFAKVLPTAVVASKADLTEQVEEEIEVLMELVGLDLPVLRSSVPDGEVSHLGDWLFDALGVVRVYTVSASERKDDRPYTIRRGQTVLDVATLIHKDFARDLKFARLIRPGRPDRRIGKAFPLEDGDRIEIHI is encoded by the coding sequence ATGCCCACCAACGTCTCCCCCGAGTACAAGAAGGCCGAAGCCGACTACAAGGCCGCCCGCGAGTCGCGGGATCGCCTTACCGCCCTCCGGGAGATGCTGCGCACCATCCCGAAGCACAAGGGGACCGAACACCTCCAGGCCGGGATCAAGACCAAGATCAAGGAGTTGACCGAGGAGCTGGCCGCTCCCAAGAAGACAGGTGCACGGGCCGGGCCGGTCTACACCGTCCGGCCGGAAGGGGCGGGCCAGATCGTCCTCCTCGGTCCTCCCAACAGCGGCAAGTCCTCGCTCCACCACGCCCTCACGGGATCCGGCGCCGCCGTCGGGGCGTACCCCTTCACCACCCATCACCCCCAGCCCGGCATGGCGCCCGTGGGTGACATCGGGATCCAGTTGATCGACCTCCCGCCGATCACCGCCGAGCACCCGCTGCCCTGGATCGGGAATGCCCTGCAGCCCGCGGACGGCGCGCTGCTGGTAGTCGACGTGGCGGATCCGGGTTGCGTGGCGGCCGTGGAGGAATTGGTGGGGTTGCTGGAGGAGCGCAGGGTCTTCCTGACCGGGGAGTGGCCGAGCGGCGCGGGGACGCCGCCGGATCCCGACGATCCGTTCGCCAAGGTCCTGCCCACCGCGGTGGTGGCGTCCAAGGCCGACCTGACCGAACAGGTCGAGGAGGAGATCGAGGTGCTGATGGAGCTGGTCGGCCTCGACCTGCCCGTCCTCAGGTCCTCGGTGCCGGATGGCGAGGTGAGCCATCTGGGCGACTGGCTCTTCGACGCCTTGGGGGTGGTGCGGGTGTACACGGTCTCTGCCTCCGAGCGAAAGGACGACCGGCCCTACACGATCCGCCGCGGCCAGACGGTGCTGGATGTGGCCACCCTGATCCACAAGGACTTCGCCCGCGATCTCAAGTTCGCCCGGCTGATCCGGCCGGGCCGGCCCGACCGCCGCATCGGGAAGGCGTTCCCCCTCGAGGACGGAGACCGCATCGAGATTCACATCTGA
- a CDS encoding MBL fold metallo-hydrolase — translation MFEELADGVFRRPYPFLRINIGVVIGAEGVLLVDTRESEDAARELSGELRTLTAKPVRWVVNTHWHWDHVFGNALFPGAAIWGHRSCRRMLVGNTEPHFDDARRWVPRERRDEIERVRVVPPQHTFEAVTAIDIGGHRVEATYHGRGHTDADVVVRCGGVTFMGDLVEQGKSPEMGDSYPLEWPATLAAARPGVGPTVVPGHGDLLSPTDVDVQAERLERVAALLRQVLYEGRPAEEAVRRGPIPELHMRKALARARAEAQ, via the coding sequence ATGTTCGAAGAGCTCGCCGATGGCGTCTTCCGGCGTCCCTATCCCTTCCTGCGGATCAACATCGGGGTTGTGATCGGCGCCGAGGGCGTCCTGCTGGTCGACACCCGCGAGAGCGAGGATGCCGCACGCGAACTGTCCGGCGAGCTGCGCACGCTGACGGCCAAGCCGGTGAGGTGGGTGGTCAACACCCACTGGCACTGGGACCACGTGTTCGGGAACGCCCTCTTCCCCGGCGCGGCCATCTGGGGACACCGGTCCTGCCGGCGGATGCTCGTGGGGAATACGGAACCCCATTTCGACGATGCCCGGCGCTGGGTGCCCAGGGAGCGGAGAGACGAGATCGAGCGGGTGAGGGTGGTGCCGCCGCAGCACACCTTCGAGGCGGTGACCGCCATCGACATCGGTGGGCACCGGGTCGAGGCCACGTACCACGGGCGCGGCCACACCGACGCGGATGTGGTGGTCCGCTGCGGCGGCGTGACCTTCATGGGGGATCTGGTGGAACAGGGCAAGAGCCCCGAAATGGGCGATTCCTACCCCCTGGAGTGGCCCGCCACGCTGGCCGCGGCGCGCCCCGGAGTGGGGCCAACGGTGGTGCCCGGCCACGGTGACCTGCTCTCTCCGACCGATGTGGACGTCCAGGCGGAGCGGCTCGAGAGGGTGGCCGCGCTGTTACGCCAGGTGCTCTACGAGGGGCGTCCGGCGGAGGAAGCGGTCCGGCGAGGACCCATCCCCGAGCTTCACATGCGGAAGGCCCTGGCCAGGGCCCGAGCAGAGGCTCAGTAG
- a CDS encoding DUF5668 domain-containing protein — MMEGKRSSRIVTGLLLVVIGALLLIENLTDWSYTFSDWWPAILVVIGLGNLVRRRSGRWFWAAVALFGALMLLDSLGIWGFDYGDVWRLWPLVLVWVGARFILLGRQHRTRRRKQDRDSEPIDTTDVNVSCGFGTTEQRITSRMFSGGTVSAIFGSAKIDLVDAGLAISSPRVDVSAVFGGVIFVVPDDWVVDLRTTNIFGGVNDQRSETSPRTGPTLTITGTCLFGGITIESGRSAKRSA, encoded by the coding sequence ATGATGGAAGGCAAGCGAAGCTCCCGGATAGTGACCGGGCTCCTGCTCGTGGTGATCGGCGCGTTGTTGCTCATCGAGAACCTCACCGACTGGAGCTACACGTTCAGCGACTGGTGGCCCGCGATCCTGGTGGTCATCGGACTCGGCAACCTGGTCCGGCGACGCTCGGGCCGGTGGTTTTGGGCTGCGGTCGCCCTGTTCGGCGCGTTGATGTTGCTGGACTCCCTGGGTATCTGGGGCTTCGACTACGGAGACGTGTGGAGGCTCTGGCCGCTCGTCCTGGTATGGGTGGGCGCCAGGTTCATCCTGCTGGGCCGCCAGCACCGGACCAGGCGTCGCAAGCAGGACCGGGACTCCGAGCCCATCGACACGACCGATGTGAACGTGTCCTGCGGGTTCGGAACGACCGAGCAGCGGATCACCAGCCGGATGTTCTCCGGAGGAACGGTCAGCGCCATATTCGGGTCCGCCAAGATCGACCTGGTCGATGCCGGGCTGGCGATCAGCTCGCCCAGGGTGGACGTCTCCGCGGTGTTCGGAGGGGTCATCTTCGTGGTGCCCGACGACTGGGTGGTCGACCTCCGCACCACCAACATTTTCGGCGGAGTCAACGATCAGCGAAGCGAGACCTCACCCAGGACCGGCCCGACGCTCACCATCACCGGAACCTGCCTCTTCGGCGGGATCACCATCGAGTCCGGCCGGTCCGCCAAACGGTCCGCCTGA
- a CDS encoding ROK family protein, with product MSGGGLRVGIDLGGTKIEGAVLDPGGRVLVRKRVPTPSGDYEGTVRAVVELIREVEDRVGGQGTVGIGTPGAISPFSGLLRNANSVALNDRPLDGDLEAALGRPVRLANDADCFALAEAVTGAGVGAGTVFGVILGTGVGGGLVIDRTLHAGPNRIAGEWGHNPQPAEMDGRACYCGRTDCVEVYLSGPAVAGEYRRSGGMELTAEQVMDRIDGDAVAAAVFDHYATRLARALAVVINVLDPEVVVLGGGLSNVDQLYEEVPQRWGKWIFSDGVATRLARNRHGDSGGVLGAAWLWPVPD from the coding sequence ATGAGCGGGGGTGGGCTCCGGGTCGGGATCGACCTGGGTGGCACCAAGATAGAGGGCGCCGTGCTCGACCCCGGCGGGCGCGTGCTGGTCAGGAAGCGGGTTCCCACGCCGTCCGGAGACTACGAGGGCACCGTCCGAGCGGTCGTGGAGCTGATCCGCGAGGTGGAGGACCGCGTCGGAGGGCAGGGCACCGTCGGGATCGGAACGCCCGGAGCCATCTCCCCTTTCTCGGGGCTGCTGCGGAACGCCAACTCGGTGGCGCTGAACGACCGACCCCTGGATGGCGACCTGGAAGCCGCTCTGGGACGGCCGGTGCGGCTGGCCAACGACGCCGACTGCTTCGCCCTGGCCGAGGCCGTCACCGGAGCAGGCGTCGGGGCCGGGACCGTGTTCGGCGTGATCCTGGGAACCGGCGTGGGCGGCGGCCTGGTGATCGACCGGACCCTCCATGCCGGCCCCAACCGCATTGCGGGGGAATGGGGTCACAACCCCCAACCCGCCGAGATGGACGGGCGGGCCTGCTACTGCGGGAGGACCGACTGCGTGGAGGTCTACCTGTCCGGTCCGGCGGTGGCCGGTGAGTACCGGCGATCCGGCGGGATGGAACTGACGGCTGAGCAGGTCATGGATCGTATCGATGGCGACGCGGTCGCCGCCGCTGTCTTCGATCACTACGCCACTCGCCTGGCGAGGGCCCTGGCGGTAGTGATCAACGTCCTCGATCCCGAGGTCGTGGTCCTGGGCGGCGGCTTGTCGAACGTGGATCAACTGTACGAGGAGGTGCCGCAAAGGTGGGGAAAGTGGATATTCTCCGATGGCGTGGCCACCCGCCTGGCAAGGAACCGGCACGGCGACTCCGGGGGCGTCCTGGGGGCGGCATGGCTCTGGCCGGTCCCCGACTAG
- the lnt gene encoding apolipoprotein N-acyltransferase codes for MARTVTTLRLVGALLAGILLALGYPPYEWTSLAWLGLVGFVWLVATAGTRAVALWSGYLFGLAYFAVILSWLIEVELIAYYPLAMVQALAFLIAAGGIFRYRDAAPWTFVLATAGAGALAEFLRVRWPFGGFPWGSIGVMAGATPLRPSAQWIGATGWGVLLAAVAAVVVLVLRRRLSWKVLAAVAGGVVILGLAGNVWPAVPEGETRSVTIVQGNSPCPGTRCLGERRLIYESHLALTRALEPGPDLVVWPESSTGGSADPLRDPDVARAIGAEAVRLDATLLVGGDLDAGPGHFDNVNVVFGPSGAIVGTYRKRHPVPFGEYVPLRPIFQVVPALDRVPRDMVRGREQVLFDLDGVRFGSVISYEGAYARYEREAVRAGAAFLVLATNEASFGRTPASDQMIAISRMRAAELGVDLVHAAVTGKSAFVHADGRVESRTELFETTTAAGVPAARTAGPTLYVRWGDWLQVGAMLAYLGLRVAGFIRREERA; via the coding sequence GTGGCACGGACGGTGACAACCCTGCGGCTGGTCGGCGCGTTGCTGGCGGGCATCCTGCTGGCTCTCGGCTACCCGCCGTACGAGTGGACCTCCCTCGCCTGGTTGGGCCTGGTGGGATTCGTCTGGCTGGTGGCGACGGCCGGCACCCGAGCGGTTGCCCTGTGGTCCGGCTACCTGTTCGGGCTGGCCTACTTCGCAGTCATCCTCTCCTGGCTCATCGAGGTGGAACTGATCGCCTACTACCCCCTGGCGATGGTGCAGGCCCTGGCCTTCCTCATCGCTGCCGGCGGGATATTCCGCTACCGGGACGCCGCCCCCTGGACGTTCGTGCTGGCGACGGCGGGAGCGGGGGCGCTGGCGGAGTTCCTGCGGGTGCGGTGGCCCTTCGGCGGCTTTCCCTGGGGATCGATCGGCGTCATGGCCGGCGCCACGCCCCTCCGGCCCTCCGCCCAGTGGATCGGAGCCACCGGCTGGGGAGTCCTGCTGGCGGCCGTGGCGGCGGTGGTGGTGCTGGTGCTACGCCGCCGCCTGTCCTGGAAGGTCCTGGCGGCCGTAGCCGGAGGTGTGGTGATCCTGGGGCTGGCCGGGAACGTCTGGCCGGCGGTGCCTGAAGGGGAGACGCGGTCGGTGACGATCGTGCAGGGGAACTCGCCCTGCCCCGGGACGCGGTGCCTGGGCGAACGCCGGCTCATCTACGAGAGCCACCTGGCGCTGACCCGCGCTCTGGAACCCGGTCCGGACCTGGTGGTCTGGCCCGAGAGTTCCACCGGAGGCAGCGCCGACCCGCTCCGGGATCCCGATGTGGCCAGGGCCATCGGCGCCGAGGCCGTCCGGCTTGACGCAACGCTCCTGGTGGGGGGAGACCTGGACGCGGGCCCCGGTCACTTCGACAACGTCAACGTGGTCTTCGGGCCGAGCGGCGCCATCGTCGGCACCTACCGCAAACGGCACCCGGTACCGTTCGGCGAGTACGTGCCCCTCCGCCCCATCTTCCAGGTGGTGCCGGCCCTCGACCGGGTACCCCGGGACATGGTCCGGGGCCGGGAGCAGGTGCTGTTCGACCTCGACGGAGTCCGGTTCGGATCCGTCATCAGTTACGAAGGGGCCTACGCCCGCTACGAGCGGGAGGCGGTGCGGGCGGGAGCGGCGTTCCTGGTGCTGGCGACCAACGAGGCATCCTTCGGCAGGACACCGGCCAGCGACCAGATGATCGCCATCAGCCGGATGAGAGCGGCGGAGCTGGGAGTGGACCTGGTGCACGCCGCGGTTACCGGCAAATCCGCCTTCGTCCACGCCGACGGGCGGGTGGAGAGCCGGACCGAGCTCTTCGAGACCACCACCGCCGCCGGCGTCCCCGCGGCCCGGACGGCGGGCCCCACCCTCTACGTCCGCTGGGGCGATTGGCTCCAGGTCGGGGCGATGCTCGCCTATCTGGGGCTGCGGGTCGCCGGCTTCATCAGGAGAGAAGAACGGGCATGA
- a CDS encoding inositol monophosphatase family protein yields the protein MTPGVPDVDLRTDLDVAIAAARAGARVVRRSFGRDIDPDLKSVVDPVTEVDRAAEAAIRDVLSAMRPEDEVLGEEGGGQTEAVGRRWIVDPLDGTINFLHGHPHVSTSVGLWDGDEPVAGVVVDVMRQEMFTAARGQGAYLDGRPIRVSSKTRLQECLVGTGFPYDRHLNGPAYTAAAGEVMKRVRDIRRLGSAALDFAWVACGRFDGFWEFGIYPWDVAAGLLLVEEAGGLTADMTTSPARVDSTHFIIAGPGIYEPLVDLIRSVAPPHVRAGT from the coding sequence GTGACTCCCGGAGTTCCGGACGTCGACCTGCGGACCGACCTGGACGTGGCGATCGCCGCGGCGCGCGCCGGCGCCCGAGTGGTGCGCCGGTCGTTCGGGCGGGATATCGACCCGGACCTCAAGAGCGTGGTCGATCCGGTGACGGAGGTGGACCGGGCCGCCGAGGCGGCCATCCGGGACGTCCTGAGCGCCATGCGCCCCGAGGACGAAGTGCTGGGCGAGGAGGGGGGCGGCCAGACCGAGGCCGTAGGGCGGCGGTGGATCGTGGATCCGCTTGACGGCACCATCAACTTCCTGCACGGCCACCCGCACGTGTCCACTTCCGTGGGGCTCTGGGACGGGGACGAGCCGGTGGCGGGCGTCGTGGTCGATGTGATGCGGCAAGAGATGTTCACCGCGGCCCGCGGGCAGGGCGCCTACCTGGACGGTCGGCCCATCCGGGTCTCCTCCAAGACCAGGCTCCAGGAATGCCTGGTCGGAACCGGATTCCCCTACGACCGCCACCTGAACGGTCCGGCCTACACCGCCGCGGCGGGAGAGGTGATGAAGCGGGTGCGGGACATACGCAGGCTCGGATCGGCCGCTCTGGACTTCGCCTGGGTGGCCTGCGGGCGTTTTGACGGGTTCTGGGAGTTCGGCATCTATCCGTGGGATGTGGCGGCGGGATTGTTGCTGGTCGAGGAAGCAGGCGGGTTGACGGCCGACATGACGACGAGCCCGGCCAGGGTGGACTCCACCCACTTCATCATCGCCGGGCCCGGTATATACGAACCCCTGGTGGACCTGATCCGCTCGGTTGCCCCACCCCATGTTCGGGCCGGTACTTGA
- a CDS encoding Zn-dependent oligopeptidase: MLFDYTSVTTESVATAVETAIARGEELVEEILSAQGPRTFANTLRPFEEVARLGAVAYGRGPFLGQVATDETVRTAAREGEERLEKWGLDLISRRDLYRAIRDYAGTEDAKALAGEQARALDHALRDFRMAGHELSEEDRSRVRELLTRLVSCQVAFSAALAEYEDHIEVTEDDLDGMPDSYVARLAPGESEGSYRITMAYPDVIPFMENSPRRDLRQALAHKFGNRAREANTPVLEEALEIRARLASIFGAGSWAHHSMVKKMARRPEAVTDFYGSILGRLTEAGLRERAAMERLLEAGGDELPVQPWDRAYCHTEQMKRDYGVDPLEVAAYFPLDRVIEGMFEITQRVFGLTYRQVDAPVWHEEVLAYRITDTASGELVAHFYMDLHPRDGKFGHAAAFPLAPGGKDIEGRLRRPVSAMVANLTRPTPDTPSLLLHDEVVTLFHEFGHILHMSLSRAELARFSGARTEWDFVEAPSQIMENWCWIPDVLRTFARHHATGEPIPPELVVRLTDARNLNVALFNLRQVMLGQMDMDLHTTLEPVDLEAVLRSRARTGLLPHHEGTFMLSSFGHLLGGYDAGYYGYLWAEVFGQDMFSRFAEEGVLSTEVGMAYRRKVLEPGGTRDAIDLLRDFLGREPRSDAFFRKLGLEG; this comes from the coding sequence ATGCTCTTCGACTACACGTCCGTAACCACCGAGTCGGTAGCCACCGCAGTCGAGACGGCCATCGCCCGCGGTGAGGAGCTGGTCGAAGAGATACTCTCGGCGCAGGGTCCGCGCACGTTCGCGAACACCCTGCGGCCCTTCGAGGAGGTGGCTCGCCTTGGCGCCGTCGCGTACGGCAGGGGACCCTTCCTGGGCCAGGTGGCCACGGACGAGACGGTCCGGACGGCCGCCCGGGAGGGCGAGGAGCGCCTGGAGAAGTGGGGCCTCGACCTGATCTCGCGGCGCGATCTGTACCGGGCCATCCGTGACTACGCGGGCACCGAAGACGCCAAGGCTCTGGCAGGCGAGCAGGCTCGAGCCCTCGATCACGCCTTGCGCGACTTCCGCATGGCCGGTCACGAACTGAGCGAGGAGGACCGGTCCCGGGTACGGGAGCTGCTCACCCGCCTGGTCAGCTGCCAGGTCGCCTTCTCCGCCGCCCTGGCCGAGTACGAGGACCACATCGAGGTCACCGAGGACGACCTCGACGGCATGCCCGACTCGTACGTGGCGCGGCTGGCGCCGGGAGAGTCCGAGGGTTCCTACCGCATCACGATGGCCTATCCGGATGTGATCCCGTTCATGGAGAACTCCCCGCGCCGCGACCTGAGGCAGGCGCTGGCCCACAAGTTCGGCAACCGCGCCAGGGAGGCGAACACGCCGGTACTGGAAGAAGCCCTGGAGATCCGGGCCCGGCTGGCCTCCATCTTCGGCGCGGGTTCCTGGGCGCACCACAGCATGGTGAAGAAGATGGCCCGCCGGCCCGAGGCGGTGACCGACTTCTACGGGTCGATTCTCGGCCGCCTGACCGAGGCGGGCCTCCGGGAGCGGGCCGCCATGGAGCGGCTGCTGGAGGCCGGGGGCGATGAGCTGCCGGTCCAGCCCTGGGACCGCGCCTACTGCCACACCGAGCAGATGAAGCGGGACTACGGGGTGGACCCTCTCGAGGTGGCCGCCTACTTCCCCCTGGACCGGGTGATCGAAGGGATGTTCGAGATCACCCAGCGGGTGTTCGGTCTCACCTACCGGCAGGTCGATGCGCCGGTCTGGCACGAGGAGGTGCTGGCGTACCGGATCACCGATACGGCCTCGGGCGAGCTGGTGGCCCACTTCTACATGGACCTGCATCCCCGCGACGGCAAGTTCGGACATGCCGCCGCCTTCCCGCTGGCGCCCGGCGGGAAGGACATCGAGGGCCGCCTCCGCCGGCCGGTGAGCGCCATGGTGGCCAACCTGACCCGTCCCACTCCCGACACCCCCTCGTTGCTGCTGCACGACGAGGTGGTCACGCTGTTCCACGAGTTCGGACACATCCTCCACATGTCGCTCTCACGCGCCGAGCTGGCGCGGTTCAGCGGCGCCCGGACCGAATGGGACTTCGTGGAGGCGCCGTCCCAGATCATGGAGAACTGGTGCTGGATTCCCGACGTGCTCCGGACCTTCGCCCGCCACCACGCCACCGGGGAACCGATCCCGCCGGAGTTGGTGGTCCGTCTGACCGACGCCCGGAACCTGAACGTCGCCCTCTTCAACCTGCGCCAGGTGATGCTCGGCCAGATGGACATGGACCTCCACACCACCCTCGAACCGGTCGATCTGGAGGCCGTGTTACGCAGCCGGGCCCGGACGGGACTCCTCCCGCACCACGAGGGCACCTTCATGCTCTCCTCTTTCGGCCACCTGCTGGGCGGGTACGACGCCGGCTACTACGGATACCTGTGGGCGGAGGTGTTCGGCCAGGACATGTTCAGCCGCTTCGCCGAGGAGGGGGTGCTCTCCACCGAGGTGGGGATGGCCTACCGCCGCAAGGTGCTGGAGCCCGGCGGGACCAGGGACGCCATCGACCTGTTGCGGGACTTCCTCGGGCGGGAGCCCCGCAGCGATGCCTTCTTCCGCAAGCTGGGCCTCGAGGGCTGA
- a CDS encoding heavy metal-associated domain-containing protein produces the protein MRATDAAIPADATEVVFDVSGMTCGSCAARIEEVLVDQVGVEGAAVDVASNRATVVLAAPGTVDGLTAAVERIGYGLTRVPSGRPE, from the coding sequence ATGAGAGCAACAGACGCGGCCATTCCGGCGGATGCCACCGAGGTGGTGTTCGACGTGTCGGGGATGACCTGTGGTTCGTGTGCGGCCCGTATCGAGGAGGTGCTGGTTGATCAGGTCGGTGTGGAGGGAGCGGCGGTGGATGTCGCTTCGAACCGGGCCACGGTCGTGCTGGCCGCGCCGGGGACGGTTGACGGCCTGACCGCGGCGGTGGAGAGGATCGGCTACGGCCTAACACGCGTCCCCTCCGGGAGACCCGAGTGA